In Verrucomicrobiota bacterium JB022, the genomic stretch CCTGGGGCAGCAATGCCAGCGGCCAGCTGGGCACCGGGGGCACCGACGACCGACGTGTGCCACAACGCATTGGCTACGACAACGACTGGAAAGACGTCGACGCGACGGGCAGCTACACGCTGGCCCTGAAGTCCAATGGCGTCCTCTACGGCTGGGGCAGCAATAACAACGCACAGCTCCTGCGCAGCCCGTCGACTTTTCCGCGTCAGCTCTCGCCCCTGATCCTGAACGATTCCCGCAACTCACTGTCGGGGGTAAAGATCACCGCCATGTCGGCCGGGGTAAACCACGTGCTCGCCGTCGACAGCGAAGGCCGTCTGCTGGGGTGGGGCTTGAACGCTTCCGGCCAGCTCGGCATCCCCGGCCTGCCGGCGCTGCCGAGCCAGTCGGTGCAAGTCATCAGCACCGATCCCAAGTGGGTGTCGGTCGAGGCAGGCGCCGTGCAGTCGTTCGCCCTCGACAACCAAGGCCAGGTCTATGCTTTCGGCTACGGCACTCTTGGTAGCCTTGGCCTCGGAGGCACCTCGACGGCTTCTACGCCGACCCGGGTTCCCTTCCCGGCGGGCGTCCAGATCAAGAGCATCAAGATGGACCGCGCGACCCCTACCCATGTGGTTGCGATCAGCACGGAAGGCGACGTCTATGCCTGGGGCGCCAATACCCCCGCTTTCGGCCAGTTGGGCGTCGACCTGTACGACGACTACGACCGGGTGATCTCGGCCAATATGCAGTTCTCCAGCCCGCAAAAGCTGGTGGACAAGGCGGTATTCGTCGAAAACGTGGCCCAGCTCGACTTTACTGAAGTTGCGATGGGCGATGAATTTACGCTGTTGCGGGCGGGGGCTAGCCAGCTCTACGCCACGGGCAGCAACGCAGCGAACCAGCTCGGCACCGGCCTCGGAGCAGGCGGCAGCAACGTCTTCCTGCGCGTCCCTCTCGGCATTCCGGATATGGTCGCGGAAGCAAGTCTCTCGGCCAACGAAACGCCCTACATCAGTGGCACTTTCGATCTCAGCCTGACCTTGTCGAACATCGGCTCCGGGCCCCTGCCGAGCAATTCCGGCCTCGAAATCGCCCTTTACCTGAGCGAAGATCCCAACTTCTCCCGCGATACGGATGTGCGCCTGCCGGTGGCCCTGGGGGCGGACCGCCCGATGCAGGAGCTTGGCAACGAGATCGTCTACAACAACTCGCTCGCGGGCAGCAACCAGCGTGTGTTGACCGCTTCGGTCGGTCTGCCTGCCGATCGTCTCCGCGCGGGCACTTATTACCTCTTTGTCGATGTGAATGGAGAGGGGACGACGCTGGAGGCCAACCTGGACAACAACACCTTCCAGGTTGAAGAGCCCCTGAGCTTCACGCCCGACCTTTCGGTTGTCGCCACCCTCACGGTGCCCGATGCGCCGGTAAATGTCGGCGAAACCATCGCGCTCAACTACACGTTGGCGAATGGCGGGACCGCTCAGGTGGTCGAAGGCACGACCCTGCAGGCTTTCTACCAGTATCTCGGCACGGCGACCGGCACTTCCACCACGGCTGACAAGGTAGCGGTGGGGCCAATCCAAGCGGTGGAAGGGCCCATCTTGCCCAATAGCTCGACGACGGGGACGCTCAACTTGGTCCTGCCCAGCATCAGCGCGGGCAACTACCGCTTTGGCATCTTCGTCGATCCGGCGAACCAGGTCGAGGAGATCAGCGAGGTCAACAACGAGTCGACGGACAACCGCCCGGGCCGCTACGTGCAAGTCCTGCTGTCGAACGATGGGAGCAATAACTTGAAGGAAGGGGCCGATTTTACGGTCCAGCCGGCACCGACGAGTGAGGACGGGCAGTTGCGTTACCTGAACCCCAATACCATCCGGTTCAACCCGGCGGCGGGGGCTCAGTGGCAGAACACCACTGCTCTCGACGCGATCCAGAACGAGCCCAACAATGAGGTGCAGCCTTACACGCCCGAAGGTGATAACGCGCTGATTCCTCAGCCCGGGTTGGTCGCAGGTCAGAGTGCCTCCTTCGAAATCGAAGTCACCGGGCCCTTTGTCGTGGAGTTCGTCTGGGGCCTGGCTGCCACCGAAGCAGGGATCGACAATTTCAACGATTCGATCACCTTCACGATCGACGGCGCTGCCCCCTTCGGCTTTGAAGATCAGGCGGTAATTTCAGGCAATCAAGGGTGGACCGCTTACCGCCAGCTGGTTGAAAAAGGCGCGACCCCGCGCAAGCTGCGCTGGACTTACACTCGCGGCACCGGCAGCCCGGCAGCCTACGCCTTTGTTGACCGCATCGTCGTGCGCGAAGAGCTCCGCCCCGACTTGACGGTCGAATCGGTCGAGTACAACTCGCAGAACATCGAGCTGTTCATCCTGAAGAGCCATCAATACCTTGATGTCGTCATCAACGGCATCAATGCCGGGGCAGCGATGGAACCCGCTGGAGGTTCCCACTTCTTCGATACGGAGGTTCGCCTTTCGCGAGACAAAGTGTGGGGCAACTCCGACGACGTCATTCTCGGCGTGCTTGAAGAGTTGCAGGATCTCGACGGTAACGGGCGCTTTATATACGGGCAGGACTTCGACATGAACTTCTGTATGCCCGACGGCGAATATTACCTCGCTGTCTACGTGGATAGCACCCGTCGCTATCGCGAAATCAACGACGAGACGGCAGATGAAATCCTGCGTAATACCGCCGGGTGGCCTTTGTATGCCTATACCGATGAGGAGACAGGTCAGATTACCAACCTGAATACGGAACAGCGCAACGGGGCTTGGGGCATCGTCAATCCCTTCGACGGCAACACCTTTGTGCAGATCGCGAACCGCTATACGGGCACATTGGCGAGCTCGATCAATGGTGTGCGACTTCGCTACGCTCCGGAGACGAACAACAACATCTGGTTTTCCGACGAGCCCGACATCGTGATCGAAGGGCGCCCGTATCTCGAAGTAAATGACCTTGTTTACCGACCCGGTATTTACTACCGCGAGAGCGAGTGGGCCTTTACCTTCAACCTCGAGAACTCAGGTTGTAAAGACTTCCTGCCGGGCTCGGAGGCCACTCTGGAAATCTCTCTGGCTGGCTATGACACTGCTCGAGAATCGGTCGAAGGCAGTTCTACCATTCCGGCAACCACATTTACAGGGAACGGGAGTTTGGACCGCGTCGTTGCGACGGTACGGGATGTTCGAGGCCTGCCGCGAGGCACCTCCGCGCCCTTCCGCAGCAGCCTGCGCATCCCCAAATACAATGAGGCTGCCGTTTCGTCTTATGCCGGCATCGAACCGAACCCGGACGAAACCTACATTCCTCCCGTTTTCCCAGCCTTCTCCGTCAGCCGCCCGGAAGAAGAAGGAGAGCCGATTAGCTACCTGCCGCTGTCAACCATTGGAATTACCGATACGATCCCCGGGGATCAGGCTCCTTGGCGATTGGACGGCAATCAGAACTTCGTCGATCCGAACGTACTTCGTTGGCCAATGTTCTTCTTCCCGTCTAACGCATTGGTCGGAGGCAGCCCTTATTCGCTGTTCTTTACGCGAGAGCCGGCCGCGTTTGCGCCCCGCTTCACGATTACCGCCAATGTGCCGCTGGCAGTCGATGAACTTCAGTTGACGTTTACGGCCGGCATCTTCGTTGATGTGACGCCCCCAAGGCAGACCCTGCGTCAATGGCAGACTTTCTGGAATATCCAGCGGGAGATGCCCGACTTCCTTCGTCAGGAATCTGCCGCATTTGCCAACAATGATGAAGGGTTGGGCTTGCTCGACAACTTTACGGTGCCTCTCAGCTCGGGTATCGGCCTCGACTATGTGGGCCAAGGCGCTTCGAGCATTGCAGAAATCCTTGCTCTGGATCCCGATGGAGACGGCTATACGAATGCGGCTGAGTGGGCCTTCGTGGCCAATCCGTTGAAAGCCGATCTGCCGGGAGCTCTGGTGGCGACCGATCTGGTGGTGGAAGACCAAAACGGGACTTCCGCAGAATACCTCCAGGTCACGTTCAATGCCCTGTCGGATTATTCCAATTCCAGCTTTATCTACGAAGTTTGGGCTTCGGACTCCGCTCGCTTCAATGGCTTCGAGGAGGATGCTGCTACCAATACGGTCCGTTTGCTGCATTACGACCCGCGGGCCGGTGGAAACGCTGATAATGCGGAGCATCTGCGCACCTTGCGCCCTGCCGTCCAGGCCGTCATCCACAACGGCTACAGCTACCGGATTACGGTGCGCGATGTGGAGGCTCTTGGCAAGGACGCCAGCGGCAACCTGACTCAGGCGCGCTTTATCAAGGTGATGGCCTATTACATCCCGGACTCGGAGTTCGCTGACAAGACGCCCTTCAACGAGGGCGCCAGCGAATAGGCGGGGGACTTTTCTCTCAACCTGTCTTGTCCAAGGCCCGATCGGTGTCAAAAGCCGGTCGGGCCTCTTTTTGTCTGCCCGATCAGGCGAGGGAGGTCACGTGGCCTTGGGCGAGCTTGACGAGGAAGACGGCCAGGTTGCTCGACATGTGGGCCGCGATGCAGGGCAGCAGGGAGCGGTCGGGGTTGAGGCTCCAGAAGCGCACGGTGTAAAACCAGAGCGAGTTGAGGAAAAGCAGCAGCAGGGCCCAGGCAGCCTGCTTGTCCAGCGCCCAGCTAAACTGATACCAGGCGGCGCCTTCGGCCTGCTCGGTATAATACTGGTAGTGGGCGAGGGCAAAGAGCAGCGAAAACCCGACGATGCTGGCCCAGAGGACCGCCTTGCCTTTTTTCGTGACTACGAGATAGCCGCGGAAGATCAGCTCTTCGCCAAAACCGGCTGCGAGCATGGGCAGCAGGTAGAGCCACGAGATGTCGCTCTGGTCGGCACTTACGCCGAGCGCGTATTCGCCGCCGGTCTCCAGCGCGACGAGCGCGAGCGCGCCGCCGATGGCGATCCAGATGGGCAGGAGAGGGGAGGGCACGGCGCCAGGGAAGGCTTTGGGGTTGGGCTCCCCCCGGCGGTGGGCCTGCAAGTCGGCCCACCAAAGCTTGCCCAGATAGGCGGCCCCGGCAGCCACCAGTAACATGATGAGAGGAGATTCGTTCATTGCAGCGATCAGTTTTGGTTTTTGCCAGCCAAGTGAACCCGCTTGATTTTGCAACCCTCACTGCCTAAGGTCCCCCAAATGGTAGCATCCAGTGGTCCCAGCACGCCCCGGCCCGAGGGCATCGGCAGCATCACCGCCCCGATCGAAGCGCACCTGCAGGCGCTTGAGCGGTACTTGCTGGACGAGGTGTCTTCCTTTGAGCCGGAGGTGCAGGAGCTGGTGCGCTACACCTTCCAGCACAGTGGCAAGAAGATCCGGCCCATCCTCGTATTTTACAGCGGCTGGACAGGCGAGGGCGAGGAGCCGCCGACCGATCTCATCCGCGCCGCCGCCATCGTGGAGCTCGTCCACCTCGCCACGCTGGTGCACGACGATATCCTGGACAATGCCGACCTGCGGCACCGCACCCCCACGGTGGCCCACCGCTACGGGGCCCATGCGGCGGTGCTGTTGGGCGATGCTGTGTTTGCCCACGCGCTGAAGCTGGCGGCGGACTTCCCGACCACCTTCGTCTGCCGCGAAGTGGCGCAGGCCACCCGGCAAGTCTGCTCAGGCGAGATCGCGCAGACCTTTGCCCGTGGGCGCGCCGACCTCTCTCTGCCGGCCTACTACCGGATGATCGACTTGAAGACGGCGGAGCTGTTTCGCGTGTCGGCCCTGTTGGGCGCTACCTTGACGCACCCGGCCTCGGGCTTCCCCGAAGCGGCAGCGGAGTTCGCGCGCCGCCTCGGCATCGCTTACCAGATCTTCGACGACCTGGCCGACCTCTTTTCCTCGGAAGACAAGGCGGGCAAAACGCTGGGGACCGACCTCGCGAGCGGCAAGTTCACCCTGCCGTTCCTGCTCTGGTTCCCCACGTTGACCGATGCGCAGCAGCAGGAGTGGATCCGCCGTATCAACACCCACCCCGATGCGGTGCTGGAGCTGCGGGCGGAGTGGGAGCAGGCCGGCATCCTGCCCAAGGTGGTCGACGCCTTCCGCCACGAGCTGCGCTTGGCCACCGAGGCCCTCGAGCCCTATCAGGAGCTGCCGGCGGCCCAGAGGCTTCCCCGCCTGCTCGGTTTCGTGGAGGCCGCCTGCGCCAAGCTGCTCGCCCAGATCGGCTATCAGGAGTAAGACCGGGCGGTCTGGCCCGGTGCAACTCTACCGGGCAGTTGGGGTTAAAACCGTTAAATCTACCGCATTTGCGGTTGAAACTGCTGTCCTATTATGGCATCTTTCAGCTCCTCAATGGCTTTGACCGGCACACTCGACAAGGCGGCGACTACTTCATCTGCACCTGTGACCAGTGCGGACGAGGATTGGTCGTACGTGGAGCGAGTGCAGGCCGGCGATGTGGCGGCCTTTGATTTCCTCGTCACCAAGTACCGGGAGCGTCTCTTTTCGATCGTCTACAACATGACGTCGAACCGGGAGGACGCTGCCGACCTGACGCAGGAAGCCTTTATCAAGGCCTTTTCGTCCATCAAGCGCTTCCGCGGCAAGTCCTCGTTCTTCACGTGGCTTTACCGCATCGCCGTCAATACCACCCTCAGCCAGCTGAAAAAGCACCGCTTGCGCCGCTTCTTCAGCCTGGAAAACCTGCACGACGAAGCCACTTCTTCGGAGATTGTCGAAACCCTCTCCGAGGGCGGCAAGGCGGAGCGTCGCAGTTTGGCCAGCGAGCTGCAGGAAAAATTGAACGAAGCGCTTCAGAAGCTGTCTCCTAAGCATAGAACGGTCGTGGTCCTTTTCGAAATCGAGGGTCTTAGCCACCAAGAGATTTCGGAGATCATGGGATGTTCTGTCGGGACGGTCCGCTCACGCTTGCATTATGCCAAGCAACAGCTCCAGGCCTACCTGCAGGACTATATCCGCTGACCGTCCTCTGATGCTCATGCCGGAAAACAAGCCACAACCTCGTATCGCGGTCGAAGACCTGCTCCAGCTCAAGCGAGCCGAAAAGCCTGATCAGGCTTTCTGGCAGGATTTCGATCGTCAGCTCCAGGAACGCCGCCTCCGCCTCTTGATGGATCGCGAGGACCCCACCGCAGGGTGGGCACGGGGCTGGATCCGCTGGAGCTTCCTGGCTGGCACACCCGCCGCCGCCACCGCCTTTTTGTTTGGCTTCGGCATCCTGCAGTTGCCTGTCACCGCCTTCAACCCGTCCGGCACGCCCGGGCAGACCGATGAAGGAGCGACGGCCTCCGCGCCCCGCCCGGCTGGTCAGCCCCTGCAGGCTTCGTCCTTCGGCCCGGCGGTGACTGCGCTGGCGATGGATCTGCCGACGCCTTCGCGCGAGCGCCCCGCCGAGCTGGCTACCCCGAGCGCCAGCAACCGGATCGACTTGATGTCGTCTTTTGTGTCGTTTGCCAACGATGCGCTTTCCGGTGAAGACGCCACTACGGGCAGCTTCCGCAAGATCATGGCCCCCACCTCGCTGGTATCCGAACCACGGCCCAGCTACCAGTATGTGGCGGAGCCGTTGACCTCCAACGAGGTGGACACCAGGGCACACCGCAGTTCGGAACTTTTCTAGCAGCGTATGCGGTGGCTCTTGATGATGATAGCCGCTCTTTGGGGAGTTGGTTCAGGGTCGCCCTTGTTTGCCCAGGATTTTATGGCGCTCCAGCGCCGCATGGTGGAGCTGTATGAGCAGCACTCGCACTCCATCGTCCGCGTCAAGGCCGCCTATCCGTCTTCCGGGCCCGACGACACCCCACGCGTGCTGATCGGCACGGGCTTCTTCATTTCCCGCGAAGGCCATGTGCTGACCAATGCCACCGTGGTGCAAAAGCCCGAGCGCGCCTGGGTCGAGCAAAACGGCGTCTCCTATGCCGCCGATGTGGTGGGCATCGACGAAAGCAGCAACCTGGCGCTGCTCAAGGTCCGCGACCTGCCGCCCCGCTTCAATTTCTTCCACTTGGCCGATACGCCGGAGCTGCCGCCGGTGGGCACCATCCTCGTCCGGATCAGTATGCCGTTGGAGTTTGGGCCGTCGCCCAGCCTGGGCCTCGTTACCGGCTACGAATCGCGGTTCGCCCAACGCTTTTTCCCCTGCAAGTTTATGCGCACCTCCCTGCCAGCCGGCCCGGGCGAGGGTGGTGCCGCCTATATCGACCTCAGCGGTCGCCTGGTGGGCATGCAGACCTTTTCCTTGCCTGAGATGGGCGCCACCTATGCCCTGCCGGCCCGGGCGGCCCTGCGCCTGCGGGACGACCTGCTTTTCAACGGAGAGATCGGTTATGGCTGGATCGGCTTCGAGATCCGCATCGAGAGCGACCGCGAGCGCGGCGCACGCCTGGTGATCGATAAGCTCGTGCCTGAGACGCCCGCTACCAACTCCGGCCTTGAGCCCGACGACGTGCTGATCGAGATCGGCGGCTATGAGATCCATACGCTCGACGATCTACGCAACGCCATGTTCTACTCCCGCGTAGGCACGTTTACCGACATCAAGGTGCGCCGGGGCGATGTCGTGAAGGAATTTTCCGTGCAAGTGGCCAAGCGGCCCAAAAACGAGCCGCTGGAGATCGTGACCCGCATGCCCCGGCTCGACGGCGAAGTCTCGCCCATCCGCCGCCCCAGTGAGCCGCCCGAAGATTCGATGATCCTGCCCTTCAGCGCCGAAATGCCGCTCCCCATGATGCCGGCGGAAGGCCAGTAAAACCGGGGCCGCACAAAAAGGCGGGCGAAGGGCATTGACATAACCAGTTCACCGCCTTAGGGCTGCGGTAGATAAGCACGTCTTATCTAAATCCTCCCTTTCCACGGTTTTATCATGAGAACTGAACGCGACTCGATGGGCGAAATGCAAGTGCCCGATTCCGCTCTCTACGGCGCCTCTACCCAGCGGGCCGTCCTGAACTTCCCCATCAGTGGGCGCGGGATGCCTGCCGACTTCGTCCAGGCCCTCGGCCTGCTCAAGTGGGCCTGCGTATCGGCCAATGAAGAGCTGAGCCGCATTTCGAAGGACAAGGCCGACTTGATCCGCGCGGCCTCGCTCGAGATTTACGCCGGCAAGCACAACGACCAGTTCCCGGTCGACGTCTTCCAGACGGGCAGCGCCACCTCCAGCAACATGAATGCGAACGAGGTGATCGCCAACCTGTGCAGCCTCGCCACCGGTGAGGCCGTCGGCTCCAAGAAGCCCATCCACCCCAACGACGATTGCAACCTCGGTCAGTCCTCCAACGACACGATGCCGACCACCCTGCACGTCGCGGTGGCCCTCGCGCTGAAGGACAAGCTGATCCCCGCCCTGGAGCACCTCCACGCCAAGCTCGACGAAAAGGCCAAGTCCTTCGACGACGTGGTGAAGATCGGCCGCACCCACTTGATGGACGCCACGCCGCTCACGCTCGGCCAGGAATTCAGCGGTTACGCCCAGCAGGTCAAGAAGTCGATCGTGCGCGCGAAGAAGGGCATCGAAGCCCTCGAAGAACTCGCTATCGGCGGCACCGCAGTCGGCACCGGCATCAACACGCACCCTGAGTTCAGCGCCCGCGTGGCCCGCCTGCTCAGCGAAAAGACGGGCCTGAAGTTCCGCGAAGCCGACAACCACTTCGAAGCCCAGGGCGGTCGCGACGACTCCGTGGAAGTTGCGGGCTACCTCAGCACCATCGCTGCCAGCCTCACCAAGGTCGCCAACGACATCCGCCTGCTCGGCAGCGGCCCCCGCAGCGGCATCTTCGAGATCAATCTGCCCTCCACCCAGCCGGGCAGCTCGATCATGCCGGGCAAGGTCAACCCGGTGATGAGCGAAATGCTGATCCAGTCCGCCATTTACACGCAGGGCCTCTGCACCAGCGTGGCCATCTGCGGCCGCGACGGTCACTTCGAGCTCAACGTGACGATCCCGCTGATCGCCTACAGCCTGCTCGAATCCATCACCGTGCTCGCCAACGGCGCCCGCACCTTCGCCGACCGCTGCGTGGCTGGCATCGAGTGCAACCGCGACCGCTGCGACGAGCTGGTGAAGAAGAGCCTCATGCTCGTCACCGCCCTCAACCCCTACATCGGCTACGACAATGCCGCCAAGGTGGCCAAGAAGGCCTTCGCCGAGAACAAGACCCTCCGCGAAGTGGTGCTCGAAATGGGCCTGATGGAAGCCGACAAGCTCGACGAGGCACTCGACCCCAGCACGATGGTGACGCCGCAGGCCTAAGGGCCATTCTGCCGCGTTTAACGTGATTTCTACGACCGGACGGAAGCGCCTGCTTCCGCCCGGTTCTTTTTTGGCTGCCGCCGCCCCCTTGAGGCCTCAAGCTTCGCCTTCGTGGACGAGCCGCCGATCCTCTTCTTCGACGGGGTGTGCAACCTCTGCAACCACACGGTCGACTTCATCCTCCGGCACGAGCGGGAGCCACGGCTGCGCTTCGCCCCGCTACAAGGGGAGCACGCCCGCCGCCTCCTGCCCCCGCTGGGGATCGACCCGGAGGCGCTCGACAGCCTCGTGCTGTACGAAGCGGGCAGGGTGTATCAGCGCAGTGCCGGGGCCTTCGCACTGGCCGCTTACCTGCGCGCCCCGTGGTGCTGGCTGCGCGCCTTTCGTATTTTGCCCCGGGCCTGGCTCGATGCTTTATACCGTTATGTCGCCGCCCGCCGCTATCGCTGGTTCGGCCAAAAGGAGAGCTGCCGGTTGCCGACTCCTGAAGAGCGCGCCCGTTTCCTCGATTAAACGCTCTTTCCCTTTCCAGGCCGCTGCCGTATCTTGCGCGCATGAAGATCCATCAGGCGACGATCAGCGTTTCCGCCCGCGGGCAAGGCACCACCGAGTTCACGCACGATATCGAGCGCGAGGTGCGCCAGAGCGGCGTGCGCAACGGCCTCGTGCACGTGTTCTGCCAGCACACCAGTTGCAGTCTCGTCATCATGGAGAATGCCGACCCCACCGCCCGCCGCGATCTGGAAGAATGGCTGAACCGCCTCGTGCCGGAAAACGTGCCCTACTTCCAGCACACGCTGGAAGGGCCCGACGACATGCCCAGCCACATCAAGATGGCGCTCACCCGCACCAGTGAGACGCTCCCGCTGCACGACGGCCAGCTCCAGCTCGGCACCTGGCAAGGCGTATTCCTCTGGGAGCACCGCCGCTCTTCCCACCGCCGCCGCATCTTCATCACCGTGATGGGAGAGTAGGGCTTGGGCAGATAGCCTAAGCCTTCTGCTTTGCCACCTTCTCGCCCGGGGGCAGCTTGGGCAGGGTAAAGCTCATCGCGAGCGAGACCAGCACGAGGCCGGCGGCGGCATAGTAGGCAAAGTCGGAGCCGAACTTGTAGTAGATCAGCGCACCCGCGAGCGGGCCGATGGCGCGCGCCAAGGCACCGGCGGAGCGGAAGGCACCGAGGTTGGTGCCCTGTTCATCGGCGGGGGAAAAGCGCGAGGCGGCCGCGGTCAGGGAAGGGCTGACGAGACCGGCCCCAAAGCCCAGCAGGCCGAGCCCGGTGTAAAAGAGGGGCGCCTGCAGAGCCGCGCCGAGGCAGACGAGCGCCAGAAACACCATGAGGAAGCCGACGAAGATCAGCGGCATTTCCCCAATCTTGGGGCTCAGGCGGCGCACCACCATGCCTTGGCTGATCAGGAGCATCAGGCCGATGAAGACGAAGATTTTCGTCATCGCCAGCGGAGAGTAGAGCAGACGCTCGCGAGCCAGGAAGGTCAGCGAAAACTCCATGCCCGCAAAGGCGATCACGAAGATCAGGTAGACGAAGATCACGAGCTGCACCACCTGCGACTTGACGATAAAGATCTCGGCGAGGCGGTTGGGGCGCTTCTGGCCCTCTTCGAGTGTGGGCTTGGCCTTCTTCACCGCCAGCGTCTCGGGGAACGAGCGCCAGACCCACACGAGGTTGACGAGCGAGAGCAGCAGGGCCACCAGCGCCGCACCGGAGAACGGATGCAGGCCGATGCCTTCCAGCGAGGGCCAAATGTGCAGGGGGTTGAAATAGGTGGCACTCACCGCGCCGATGGCCGGCCCGAGGATGAAGCCGAGGCCGAAGGCGACACCGATCAGCGCCATGCCCTTGCCGCGCCCCTTCTCGTCCGTCACGTCGGCGATGGCTGCGGTGGCGACGGCGATATTGCCCGCCATCAGACCCCCGAGAGCGCGCGAGATGAGCAGCGCCCAAAAGTGCCCGGAGAAGAACCAGAGCAGGTAGCTGACGGCCACGCCCGTCACCGTAAGGAGCAGCACCCGGCGCCGGCCCTTGTAGTCGGAGGTGCGCCCCCAGTAGGCCGCACTGAAGAATTGCAGCAGGCTGTAGAGCGAGCCGATGATGCCGCCAAAGAGCACGGTGGTCAGGAACTCCGCTTCGAGCGGGTCGGGCACCACTGCGGCCAGTCGCTCCACCATGCCGCCGATCAGGCTGTTCGGCCCCTCCAGCTCCAGATAGTAATGGAGCATGGCGGGGAAGAGCGGGAAGATGATGGAGAACCCGACGAGGTCGAGGAAGACGGTCAGGAAAATGACGCCGAGGGTTCGTTTCTGGTTCTGCGGGGAAGGCTCCGTTGCTGCCATGACAAAAAAGTGATCATGGACCGAACCCGGCGGAGCGTCTAGAGCGCATTTCTAATTTCTTGTCTTCCGCAACTAATAGGGGTTCTGCGGCGCCTAACTGTGGTTGTATTTCTTTTTCAGCGCCGCCGCCACATTCAGCGGGATGAACTTTTGTACGCGCTCGGGGTCGAAGGCGGAGACCTGTTTGACCAGCGTTGAACTCGTGAAGTAGTAGAGCGAGCCCGGCATGAGGAAGATCGTCTCCACCTCCGGGTCGAGGTCGCGGTTCATCTGCGTCATCTGGAATTCGAATTCGAAGTCCGACACCGCACGCAGGCCCCGAATCAGGGCGATGGCACCCTTTTTCTTCGCGAAGTCGACCACGAGGCCCTGGAAGGGCTCCACGCTGGCGTTGAGGCCGCGAATATTGCCGCGGATCAGCTCCACGCGCTCTTCGAGGGAGAAGAGGGGGCCCTTGCGCTGGTTGTTGGCTACGGCCACAGTAATGTGGTCGAACAGCTTGCAGGCGCGGTGCAGGATGTCGAGGTGCCCGTTGGTGACGGGATCGAAGGTGCCAGGGTAAAGGGCGAGTTTCATGGCGAAGACTTTGCGTTGGAGTTTGACCAACCCGCTTTGGGAATGGACCATGTAGGGAACGATGGCAAACCCCTTCTGCAGCGGTGCTTAGACACATCCCCAACATCATCACTTTTTCGCGCATCCCCGCGCTGGCTTTCGTGGCCTACTGGACGCTCGTCCCGGGCGACGATCATGCCGCC encodes the following:
- a CDS encoding CARDB domain-containing protein, with translation MNLHLPKLQHRSLVGMLGCSLAAPLLPVVQADTLEAGDNYVMVITESGELWTWGTSATGGLGLDTATTAINPTRVLGDREWLDVAIGADHTVAIAADGSLWAWGSNASGQLGTGGTDDRRVPQRIGYDNDWKDVDATGSYTLALKSNGVLYGWGSNNNAQLLRSPSTFPRQLSPLILNDSRNSLSGVKITAMSAGVNHVLAVDSEGRLLGWGLNASGQLGIPGLPALPSQSVQVISTDPKWVSVEAGAVQSFALDNQGQVYAFGYGTLGSLGLGGTSTASTPTRVPFPAGVQIKSIKMDRATPTHVVAISTEGDVYAWGANTPAFGQLGVDLYDDYDRVISANMQFSSPQKLVDKAVFVENVAQLDFTEVAMGDEFTLLRAGASQLYATGSNAANQLGTGLGAGGSNVFLRVPLGIPDMVAEASLSANETPYISGTFDLSLTLSNIGSGPLPSNSGLEIALYLSEDPNFSRDTDVRLPVALGADRPMQELGNEIVYNNSLAGSNQRVLTASVGLPADRLRAGTYYLFVDVNGEGTTLEANLDNNTFQVEEPLSFTPDLSVVATLTVPDAPVNVGETIALNYTLANGGTAQVVEGTTLQAFYQYLGTATGTSTTADKVAVGPIQAVEGPILPNSSTTGTLNLVLPSISAGNYRFGIFVDPANQVEEISEVNNESTDNRPGRYVQVLLSNDGSNNLKEGADFTVQPAPTSEDGQLRYLNPNTIRFNPAAGAQWQNTTALDAIQNEPNNEVQPYTPEGDNALIPQPGLVAGQSASFEIEVTGPFVVEFVWGLAATEAGIDNFNDSITFTIDGAAPFGFEDQAVISGNQGWTAYRQLVEKGATPRKLRWTYTRGTGSPAAYAFVDRIVVREELRPDLTVESVEYNSQNIELFILKSHQYLDVVINGINAGAAMEPAGGSHFFDTEVRLSRDKVWGNSDDVILGVLEELQDLDGNGRFIYGQDFDMNFCMPDGEYYLAVYVDSTRRYREINDETADEILRNTAGWPLYAYTDEETGQITNLNTEQRNGAWGIVNPFDGNTFVQIANRYTGTLASSINGVRLRYAPETNNNIWFSDEPDIVIEGRPYLEVNDLVYRPGIYYRESEWAFTFNLENSGCKDFLPGSEATLEISLAGYDTARESVEGSSTIPATTFTGNGSLDRVVATVRDVRGLPRGTSAPFRSSLRIPKYNEAAVSSYAGIEPNPDETYIPPVFPAFSVSRPEEEGEPISYLPLSTIGITDTIPGDQAPWRLDGNQNFVDPNVLRWPMFFFPSNALVGGSPYSLFFTREPAAFAPRFTITANVPLAVDELQLTFTAGIFVDVTPPRQTLRQWQTFWNIQREMPDFLRQESAAFANNDEGLGLLDNFTVPLSSGIGLDYVGQGASSIAEILALDPDGDGYTNAAEWAFVANPLKADLPGALVATDLVVEDQNGTSAEYLQVTFNALSDYSNSSFIYEVWASDSARFNGFEEDAATNTVRLLHYDPRAGGNADNAEHLRTLRPAVQAVIHNGYSYRITVRDVEALGKDASGNLTQARFIKVMAYYIPDSEFADKTPFNEGASE
- a CDS encoding CPBP family intramembrane metalloprotease translates to MNESPLIMLLVAAGAAYLGKLWWADLQAHRRGEPNPKAFPGAVPSPLLPIWIAIGGALALVALETGGEYALGVSADQSDISWLYLLPMLAAGFGEELIFRGYLVVTKKGKAVLWASIVGFSLLFALAHYQYYTEQAEGAAWYQFSWALDKQAAWALLLLFLNSLWFYTVRFWSLNPDRSLLPCIAAHMSSNLAVFLVKLAQGHVTSLA
- a CDS encoding polyprenyl synthetase family protein, which translates into the protein MVASSGPSTPRPEGIGSITAPIEAHLQALERYLLDEVSSFEPEVQELVRYTFQHSGKKIRPILVFYSGWTGEGEEPPTDLIRAAAIVELVHLATLVHDDILDNADLRHRTPTVAHRYGAHAAVLLGDAVFAHALKLAADFPTTFVCREVAQATRQVCSGEIAQTFARGRADLSLPAYYRMIDLKTAELFRVSALLGATLTHPASGFPEAAAEFARRLGIAYQIFDDLADLFSSEDKAGKTLGTDLASGKFTLPFLLWFPTLTDAQQQEWIRRINTHPDAVLELRAEWEQAGILPKVVDAFRHELRLATEALEPYQELPAAQRLPRLLGFVEAACAKLLAQIGYQE
- a CDS encoding sigma-70 family RNA polymerase sigma factor; this translates as MASFSSSMALTGTLDKAATTSSAPVTSADEDWSYVERVQAGDVAAFDFLVTKYRERLFSIVYNMTSNREDAADLTQEAFIKAFSSIKRFRGKSSFFTWLYRIAVNTTLSQLKKHRLRRFFSLENLHDEATSSEIVETLSEGGKAERRSLASELQEKLNEALQKLSPKHRTVVVLFEIEGLSHQEISEIMGCSVGTVRSRLHYAKQQLQAYLQDYIR